The Pedobacter ginsengisoli region GAGGATTACAGGCGCGGGGTGCCTGTAATTATTACAGAGCCAACCATATTGGAAGATTCTTCCGCCGCGACCAAACCATCCTATCCCAGGGAGATTGAGCTTGCCCAGCAAAAACTGATACATCGACATTCCGATGGCAGGCTTTGCCTGGTCCTGGTTTATAGGGATCCTTATCTTGGCAGCTCTTTCCGTGTGGAAGATGACACTCTCATCAGGCAAATCCTTAAACAACTGATCAGAAACAATGTTGTGAGGGAAAACAATCCGCAAAAGAAATTATTCTATCGGCAGATTGCCCGTAGAATTCTCAACGGATATCAACTCAAGAAGCAAAACTTAATGATCTTCCATGTACAAAACGATGTCCCAAAACAAAAAATCTCCGGAGGAAGAAAAAAGCTAAGCTGATCAGGCGTGTATGCACCGGAGACGGAAGAAGATCTGGAGTTCTTCCGCCCGGTATTCTTCTACTATCATCCGACAAGACTCCCTTGAGCACATTAGGATAGATTAACCTGAAACAAACAGGCCAGGACAATTAGAAATACCAATTTTCCTGAATGAAAATATCAGCTAATACTCCTTAATCAAACGGATCATCTTTTCCATTGCACGAATGAGGACATGCTTATCTACATCTTCCCCGGTATAGGCATTACTCCGCAGACTTCCAGCAGACACATTGCGTTGTCCTGAGGCTGTCACGACCATGGGGGCAAGTTCCTCACACAAAGACTGAAAGGATTTGCCTTTAACCACAGATGCGTCAAGTGCAGCACGGACAGCCATCCCCAATTGATCTACAGACAAACCAAATTGTGTCTGTACTTTTTTCTTCTTTACCAAATCCGGCACTGCAGGCAGACTCAGATTCTGTTTATCCAGATCAATGATCTGTGCCAACACGTATTGGATGATCAACTCACAAGACAAGAACCTGGCAAAAAGATAGTCACAGGGAGTTCTTGACATTCCCGGCAAGATGGGTAACTCAGGGGCAGCGCTAGCCATTTTTATATCCGGAAGAAAATACAAGTGATCTGTTTGGCTCATTCCACTTCTGAAATAACTGTAATAAAATCCATAGCGTTTTAAAAAGTAATCGAGCTGCTGCAATTCGGACTCATAAAAACACTTTATTCCCTGTTTTGCACCAAGAGGCTTATTCAAAATCAGGTGGTACCGTTCCAGATAAAACAGCCAAAGTGCTACAAATTTCGGGCGAATCTCCTTAAAAAATACGATCCGGGTAGTATCGGATAGGTCAGCCACATCAGCAAATGAATTGTCCATCGTCTGAATATCTGCTTGAATCAAAGCCAAAGCGGCGTTGAGTATTTCAAGTGGGGTGCCGACTTCAATGTCCGTCAAACGTTGTTGGAGATCCAGGTAAGCTAATTCAGAATTCTTTTCAAATAAAACCCAAACAGAAGCCGGGCCTGTGTTTTCTTTTTTCATCATAGGGAGGGAATGAGTTTAACAAAAGGTTCTTTAAAGCCCCCGCCATTACAAAGGCCTCGGGGCATAGACATAATGCCATGAAGGTGGATTTTAAATAAGCAACTGTCAATAAGGAAAATCCCCTAATTTCAAAAATAGGGAGAAACCCTTAGTCTGGTCACACCGCTACTACCCGTAAAATTCAGCTATCTGATGGCCTAAGATTTTGGTACAACGGAAGACTTGATTAGTGCAATCACCATGCTGACACAAATAGGGTTTGCAATCGGACTTCTCTTTATTGTTCCACTAGGTTGATATGATGCCCCGTAAGAAATTGATCCTCTCTATTTTTGTACTCATAATCGCCTCTTTATTCGGATTGGTACTTGATCCTTACCTCATCGAGGATAACTGTTGAAGTCCCGGTATTCTCAAAAACAATTTTTACTGTCTTTTTATTTTTTCCATGCTCCTTGCCAGATTTAAACCGGATTGACTTTTTGGTAAATCTTCCAACAACCGACCTCTGGCTTTTTACTAAGTTACTGAGTTCTCCACTGACCATTGCAACATCAAAAACATTCACGCGGAGCATCCCCTTTCCTCGAACCCAATAATCTAGCATATAATGGGCATCATTGTCAAGATAAAGGTATTGCTCGACTTTTTGCCCTGGCTGAAGTCTTAATCCGGTACTTCCTTTTACTCCTGCTCCAATCGCCAATTCGCCATTTCCTTCCCATGGTATTAAACTCCCACTATCCTCAAACCCTGGATTTGGTAGTTCATTACCCTTACTTACTGGCCAGTTGTAGGCGCGGATATAATCCACTTCCATGTTAACATTGCCTTCGGAACCATAGGTCCCTAGAAATACGCTCATAAAATGATTAGGGGAAAATATTTTATTTTTATCTGTATATTCTTTAATAAGGTTACCATTAATGTAATGCTTTATACTCGTAGGAGTCCATAGTACACCATGGGTAACCCACTGGTTGATATGGTCATATCCCTCTGCAATATGGGTAGCAATATTGTGCAGGAATTTGCCTTTCTCATCTACATGGCCATGCAGGACAAATTGAGCAGTCAGATACTCAAAAATATCTATCTCAAACACTTGTCCTTTTGGGCGAATACCCTGAATTCCATCAAGTTCCGTTCCCTGCTCAAGATAATACCTCAAATCAGGACCAGGAGAATCGAACCAGAAAGCAGTATTCAGACCTTTTGGTTTACCCGAACTGCTGCGTTTAACTTTTACCTCAAAATAGCCACCTTTACTATTGTCGAGCAAATTTTCATTGGTTCTCCAGTCATAGGTTTGGATAGAGGATACCTTTTGGTTCCCCTTTTTTGTAAACAAGCGGTCAGGAATCGTATCATTCACAAAAAGATTAATGGTCTTTCCGTTCAACATATAGGCTGGTTGCAGAAGCGTGTTGGCCAACATCTCCTTTTTTGATTCCATATCCATATAATTCAATGAAGAAAAGTAATTTGTAGTCCACTTATTCCGATTCAACAATAGGTCATTGAATTCATCATGCCAGTAGAGCTGCATCCCCTTAGGGACGGCTGCCGAGCTTGGAACAATTTTCAGCTCCGCTAATTCAGTGGCTTCCAGTTTCCACAGGGTAGCAGTTGTGCCCCTTACAGAAAGACATTTGCCAGATCCTTGCCCATTAAACACCTCAAGCCATATGTGGTAGTTTTTTCCTGGTTTTAAATCCTCAATATAATATGAGCAAGCATTGGGAGCTAATGTAATGCCGGGCTGCGTTGGCTTTTTCCTATTTTCAGACCAGTACAGTTTGTACCCGGTTTCATTGATAGCATTATCCTTCCAGGTCACCTTGATCCAGCTGCGCGTTCCTAAAGCGCTCATTTCAGTAGGTGCAGCAGGGACCTGTGCAAGGCTCCCTACTGCAACCATTGATAACAGCGTAAGCAATATATACTTCATGTTAATTATATCCTGCGTTTTGTTTGATGATCCCATTACTCTGAGTTACTGCAGCTCTTGGCAATGGATATAATACCTTGAAGGATTCAGCAGTCGTAGATCCATCATCCGCTGCACGTTTGGTAAACAGGTTCCATCGGATCAGGTCATCTCTTCTCCACCCTTCTGCCCAAAGTTCAAAAAGACGTTCATCCTGTATTTTCGCAAGGAATTGTGCTTTATTTAAGCCCGAAAGTAAATTTCCAAGACCTGCCCTGGATCTTACCAGATTAACTGCCTCATAAGCATCTGTATTTGGGCCACCGTTTGCTTCATTGATACTTTCAGCCAGCATTAATAATACATCGGCATATCTGTAGATCGGAAAATCAATTGCGCTATTCTGCGCATTCGCTTTTGAAGGATCTGGAGCAAATTTCATTGGGACAGCACCAAGCTGGCCTGAAGTTCTTGCATTGGTATATGTCACATTTCCTGAGGCATCCTTCCCACTTGGGTAACTTTCTAAAAGTACACTTAAGCGCTTATCCTGCTTATCGAACTTATCATAACTGGTCCATCTCATCTTATAACCACCCCATGCGGTCAGGTTAATACCTGAAGGATCTTTATAGTCGGTGGGTAAGGCATGAGCCAACCACATATTGGTATACTGATCGGTTCCGGTTGACACACATACTACCGCCAGTATAATTTCGGTTGAAGCTCCACCTTTATTGGCTATACTAAATAAATCTTCATATTTAGGCTGAAGTGAGTACCCCAGGGTTTTAAGTTTGTTACCAGTTTCCACGGCCTTCGCCCATTGTTTTTCATGCATGTAAAGTTTCATCAGACCAGTTAATGCCGCAGCCTTAGAAAAACGTCCATAATCTAATCCTGTAAACTTTGCCGGAAGGACATCCGCAGCTTCCAGGAAGTCTTTTTCAATTTGCTTTACCATTTCCTCATTTGTTGGTCTGGGTACCGGTGCAGCATTTGGATCAGCGGCAATTTTTGCATCCGTCACTATGGTGAGTGGTCCGTAAGCAAAATAGAGCATTTCTGCATAATGTGCCCTAAGCGCTTTCAATTCACCTTCAAGTCTACTTTTCAATGCCTGATCCATATTGATATTTTTCATATCTTCCAGCGTAATCGCAATGCGCGAGATAAAAGGAAGATACCTGGTATAGTTGTGTGTTACCCAATCGAAATCTGGCGTAAAATTCAAAGTATGCATCTTAATCCAGTCATTCGCCCAGGCGCAAACTCCTTCATCAGTGGTCATCATTGCCTGCGTCCTCCAGGCATAAGTACCTGCGTCCCAACCGCCCTGCCAATCAGAACCTCCGGCAAGGCCCGTATAGGCTGTTGTCACTGCAGCGGAAACTCCCTCCGGAGTTGTGATCACGGTATTGAGGTCTCCATAGGTTTTATAGTCCAAGCCTTTTTCACAGGAGTTCAAAAATAGGATTCCCCCACATAGGGCTGCTGTGCGAAATAGCTTTTGAACTTTTGTTGTTCTTATGTTGATTTTCATAATCGTATTTTTTTAATTAAAAGGAAGCATTAATGCCAAAAACGTAACTTTTTACCAATGGATAAAAATTATTGCCATTTAATTCAGGATCCAGGCCGGGATATTTGGTGATGGTGAACAAATTCTGCGCATCAAATGAAACCCTAACTGTAGAAAAGATTTTTTGATTTGCCAGAAAACCTGACGGAATTGAGTAACCTAGGGTAATATTGCGCGCGCGCAGATAACTTGCATCTACATACCAGTAAGTTGATGAGTTCTGATAGGTGTTATAAGTTGCGTCATTCAATGCCGTTGGCAAGGTTCCAGCAGTGTTCATAGCAGTCCATCGCTGCTGCTCAGTTGGCATACCATTAAAGCCAAATGCGTCCATGCCACGTTCTGTTGCCCTGCCATCACCGATTGGTGAATATTTTTTCTGTCTTGCACCGGACAAATAAATATTAAGGTCGAACCCTTTATATTTAAAAGTATTGCCAATTCCAAAATTGAATTTAGGGTCCCCATTTCCTAAGTATGTCTTATCTGCATCGGTAAGTTTTCCATCTGGTCCAACAACATTTCCATTTGCATCAAAACCATGGATATCCTTAATGATCAAGCCCCCAGGAAGCATGTTAGGCATATGTGATGGGGCAGAGCCAAAGTTTCCAGTGAACATCCCATCAGAGATATAACCAAACACTGGATTAAAAATAGCCCCTTTACCCGTAGCGATTTCATGTTTTGGCAATACTTTCAGTGCTGCAGAGGATCTTTCTACCCAATAATTTAAATAGTGAGAAAAATTAAGGTTTGTAGACCAACTGAACCCATCAGCAGAAGCCGGGCGTATGTTTTTGGATTCCAGACTAAATTCGTAGCCAGTTGATCTTGTCTTACCGGCATTTCCGTAAACTCCGCTAATGATAAATCCAGAAGGATAAGGCACAAAGGCAATCAGATTACGAATTGTCTTATTGTAATAGTCTACTGAACCTGACACTCGGTTATTAAACAATGCAAAGTCAAGTCCGGCATTGAATTCGCCTGCTGTTTCCCAGGTCAAGTTAGGGTTGGCAGCTCTTGAAAGAACCAATCCTGAACTAATATTATTGGTACCGAAATAGCCACTTAAGCTTGAATTGTAAAGGGCAAAAGCTGCTGATTGGAAAGAGCTGTTTCCTGTTTCACCATAACCGGCGCGAAATTTCAAAAATGAGATTGACTTAACTGAGTTCATCCAGCTTTCATCTGACAATACCCATCCCGCGGAAACAGCAGGAAAGTACCCCCATTTCTTGTTTTCAGCAAAAATTGAAGAGCCATCCCTTCTAACAGATGCCTGAAGGGTAATATTTCCATTATAGGTGTAAATTGCCCTCGCAAAATAAGAAGCCCATGTTGTTTGACTCTTGCTGGAACCTACTGTTGGTTTAAGTGCCTGCCCAGATTTTAAGTCATAATAAACTGTCGCATCCGAGAGGAAGTTCTGATTACCTGCATTAAAACCTTCCCAGTTGGATTGTTGATAAGTATAACCTGCAACAGCATTCAAATGGTGTTTTTCAGCAATAGATTTATCATAGTTTAAAGTATATTCATAAAGCTTGGATTGAGATTCAGATTGCGTAATTGAAGCAGATCCATTGGACTGGAGTCCATATAAAAAAGTTCTTGGAAAATAATTCGAGCGCTTGGAATTTGACTGATCATAGCTGAAGTTTGCTTTTGCCTTCAATCCGTCTACAATTTTCCATTCTCCATAGGCAGTTGTTAGCAAACGGTTCGCTTTGGTCAAATCAGTAACTGTCTCATAGGATAGTGGATTGGGGATATTGGGATAATATGGGCTAAGTGGATAGCCTCCTTTTTCATCACGTAAGGGAATATTTGGCGCCCAATAGATTGCTGCGGTAACAATACCTCCATTTTCCAGAGTACCATTTGTTATGGTATTATTTGCCAAAGAATTAGAGACAACAACATTTGCTCCAATATTGATTTTCTCCGAAAGGGAATGATCAATATTTAGCCTTCCGTTGTATCGCTTGTAATCTGTTCCAAGCAATACACCTTTTTGATCGAAGTAATTTCCTGATGCAAAATAGCGCGTCTTATTGTTGCCACCTGAAAGTGAAAGGTTATGCTGCTGGGTATATCCGGCTCTGGTGATGGCATCTGTAGCAGATTCTCCGTCAGCTACATTATCAATTTCCTGCTGCGTGTATAAAGGTTGATAAGGACTTACAGTGGATTTGTCGACTGTACCATAGAATGGAGCAATCTTATTGGCCCTGTACCATTTTTCTTCCCTAAGCATATTGCGCTGCTCCATATAATCCTTTGCTCCATATACCGGATACATCTTGTCTACGCGCTGAACACCATAGTTTCCGCTATATTGCAGAGTAGATTTGCCATCCGAACCTTTCTTTGTCGTAACAAGAACTACACCTGCACCAGCCCTGGCGCCATAAATAGACGCTGCACTGGCATCTTTTAGAAATTGAATCGATTCTATATCGTTAGGATTGATAAAATTCAAAGGAGATTTGTCCACTCCACCGGAACCATATTTAGATCCAACTCCTCCGCCCAACTCAGGCTGCCCTGAATTATCATTTACTGGAACTCCATCAATAACATAGAGTACCCCGGCATTGGCAAATGAAGGATTGCTTCTGATCTGCACAGAAACTCCTGCGCCCGGTTGACCGGTTGATTGGATGACCTGCACACCTGCAGCTTTGCCCTGAAGGGTTTGCTGAAAATTTGAAGCGACACTAGTATTGAGGTCTTTAGCATCTATTTTGGCAATGGCACCGGTGACATTTTTTTGTTTAATGGCGCCATAGCCGATCACCACCACTTCTGACAATTCCTTGCTAAGACCAGTCATTTTAATCTCTATTGATTTTTGACCTTTGAAGACTAGTTCCTGAACCTGATAACTGACATGGCTAAACACAATTACCTCGTTTTCTGAGACGTCCAAAGTGAATCTACCTTCACTATCTGATTGTATTGCCCTGTCGCTCCCTTTGATCTTAATGATTACCCCAGGGATGGGGGTTCCGCTTTCATCTTTGATTTGACCTGATACGCTAGCCAGCTTTTGTACCGGCTGATCCATTGCATTATTATTTTCACCAGTTTTTTTAATCACTACCATATTCCCTTTGATTTCATAGGTTAGCGGTTGATCCTTAAACAAGTGGACAAGGGCCTCCTCCAGGGTGACATTCTTCAAATCCAGGTTGACAGGTTGCGTGTTTTTGAGGTGTGTAGCGACGTAAAAGAATTCGTAACGACTTATTTTACGAAGGTCTTCTACCACCTTTTTAAAAGTTGCATTCTTCTCACGAATGCTTATCTTTTGAGCTCTCGCAATCGCATTCACTTGAAGCATGATGGTAAGTAAAAGCATAGCGATTGTACGTTTGGAACAAAGCATTGGCAAGCTTGTCCGAAAGTGAAATGACAAAGCAGTCCCCTTGAGTTTAGTTAAATCCATAATTTTAGTTTGGAATAGATATTTGGTTTGTTGGTTATTCTCATCTGCAGGCATACGCCTACACGATAGGTTTTATACAATAAAACTTGTATAGGTTGGCAATATATTGCCTTGGTTTAGCTTTCTAGTTTGTTTTTCTTCATCTTACTGTTCGTTTTGGTTAATAATTCGGTCAGAATTTTCTGACATATATTTTCTTACCTATCATCTTGAATCTTAATAGTCCTGTGCTTCCCATAATATCGAGTATTTTGGCTACAGGCATCTGTCTGGAGAAATTACCCTTCATACCATCTAAAGGGATCTCCCCCTGGTAGAATACTTCTACATCATACCATCTGGAAAGGGCCCTCATGATCTCAAACACATTATCGTTATCGAATTCAATATGTCCTTTTCTCCAAGAGACCGCTATGTCAGGATTAACTTTTAAGGATTTGATCGCTCCTTTTCGATCCAATTGAGACTGTTCGCCTGGGTGGAGCAAAAGCTTCTCATTAAGACTAATTGAGCCTTCCAGCAAAGTAGTTTTCGCCAAAGGTTCATCATGATAGTTATTGATGTTAAAATGGGTTCCGAGAACTTTTACATCCTGTCCATTAGAATGGACGATAAACGGCTTATTAACATCCTTAGCAACCTGAAAATAAGCTTCTCCTTCAATCTCGACCCGACGTGCACGCTGTTTATGAAAACTAACCGGAAACCGGATGGAGGAAGCTGCATTTAGCCAGATCTGCGTGCCATCGGAAAGAGTAAGCTGATAATGACTTGCTTTTGAAGTAGACAAGATATTCATCGCCACTTCCTTTCGGCTGATTTTAGATTTGTAATGTGTATTTTCTTTTTCGGAATAAACGAGTGTGCTGTCAGTAGTTTTATTCACTTTCATTCCAAGGGGATCGGTAAACACTCCATCCGCTTGATCATTAAGGGTAAT contains the following coding sequences:
- a CDS encoding RteC domain-containing protein, which produces MMKKENTGPASVWVLFEKNSELAYLDLQQRLTDIEVGTPLEILNAALALIQADIQTMDNSFADVADLSDTTRIVFFKEIRPKFVALWLFYLERYHLILNKPLGAKQGIKCFYESELQQLDYFLKRYGFYYSYFRSGMSQTDHLYFLPDIKMASAAPELPILPGMSRTPCDYLFARFLSCELIIQYVLAQIIDLDKQNLSLPAVPDLVKKKKVQTQFGLSVDQLGMAVRAALDASVVKGKSFQSLCEELAPMVVTASGQRNVSAGSLRSNAYTGEDVDKHVLIRAMEKMIRLIKEY
- a CDS encoding fibronectin type III domain-containing protein produces the protein MGSSNKTQDIINMKYILLTLLSMVAVGSLAQVPAAPTEMSALGTRSWIKVTWKDNAINETGYKLYWSENRKKPTQPGITLAPNACSYYIEDLKPGKNYHIWLEVFNGQGSGKCLSVRGTTATLWKLEATELAELKIVPSSAAVPKGMQLYWHDEFNDLLLNRNKWTTNYFSSLNYMDMESKKEMLANTLLQPAYMLNGKTINLFVNDTIPDRLFTKKGNQKVSSIQTYDWRTNENLLDNSKGGYFEVKVKRSSSGKPKGLNTAFWFDSPGPDLRYYLEQGTELDGIQGIRPKGQVFEIDIFEYLTAQFVLHGHVDEKGKFLHNIATHIAEGYDHINQWVTHGVLWTPTSIKHYINGNLIKEYTDKNKIFSPNHFMSVFLGTYGSEGNVNMEVDYIRAYNWPVSKGNELPNPGFEDSGSLIPWEGNGELAIGAGVKGSTGLRLQPGQKVEQYLYLDNDAHYMLDYWVRGKGMLRVNVFDVAMVSGELSNLVKSQRSVVGRFTKKSIRFKSGKEHGKNKKTVKIVFENTGTSTVILDEVRIKYQSE
- a CDS encoding RagB/SusD family nutrient uptake outer membrane protein; protein product: MKINIRTTKVQKLFRTAALCGGILFLNSCEKGLDYKTYGDLNTVITTPEGVSAAVTTAYTGLAGGSDWQGGWDAGTYAWRTQAMMTTDEGVCAWANDWIKMHTLNFTPDFDWVTHNYTRYLPFISRIAITLEDMKNINMDQALKSRLEGELKALRAHYAEMLYFAYGPLTIVTDAKIAADPNAAPVPRPTNEEMVKQIEKDFLEAADVLPAKFTGLDYGRFSKAAALTGLMKLYMHEKQWAKAVETGNKLKTLGYSLQPKYEDLFSIANKGGASTEIILAVVCVSTGTDQYTNMWLAHALPTDYKDPSGINLTAWGGYKMRWTSYDKFDKQDKRLSVLLESYPSGKDASGNVTYTNARTSGQLGAVPMKFAPDPSKANAQNSAIDFPIYRYADVLLMLAESINEANGGPNTDAYEAVNLVRSRAGLGNLLSGLNKAQFLAKIQDERLFELWAEGWRRDDLIRWNLFTKRAADDGSTTAESFKVLYPLPRAAVTQSNGIIKQNAGYN
- a CDS encoding TonB-dependent receptor produces the protein MLLLTIMLQVNAIARAQKISIREKNATFKKVVEDLRKISRYEFFYVATHLKNTQPVNLDLKNVTLEEALVHLFKDQPLTYEIKGNMVVIKKTGENNNAMDQPVQKLASVSGQIKDESGTPIPGVIIKIKGSDRAIQSDSEGRFTLDVSENEVIVFSHVSYQVQELVFKGQKSIEIKMTGLSKELSEVVVIGYGAIKQKNVTGAIAKIDAKDLNTSVASNFQQTLQGKAAGVQVIQSTGQPGAGVSVQIRSNPSFANAGVLYVIDGVPVNDNSGQPELGGGVGSKYGSGGVDKSPLNFINPNDIESIQFLKDASAASIYGARAGAGVVLVTTKKGSDGKSTLQYSGNYGVQRVDKMYPVYGAKDYMEQRNMLREEKWYRANKIAPFYGTVDKSTVSPYQPLYTQQEIDNVADGESATDAITRAGYTQQHNLSLSGGNNKTRYFASGNYFDQKGVLLGTDYKRYNGRLNIDHSLSEKINIGANVVVSNSLANNTITNGTLENGGIVTAAIYWAPNIPLRDEKGGYPLSPYYPNIPNPLSYETVTDLTKANRLLTTAYGEWKIVDGLKAKANFSYDQSNSKRSNYFPRTFLYGLQSNGSASITQSESQSKLYEYTLNYDKSIAEKHHLNAVAGYTYQQSNWEGFNAGNQNFLSDATVYYDLKSGQALKPTVGSSKSQTTWASYFARAIYTYNGNITLQASVRRDGSSIFAENKKWGYFPAVSAGWVLSDESWMNSVKSISFLKFRAGYGETGNSSFQSAAFALYNSSLSGYFGTNNISSGLVLSRAANPNLTWETAGEFNAGLDFALFNNRVSGSVDYYNKTIRNLIAFVPYPSGFIISGVYGNAGKTRSTGYEFSLESKNIRPASADGFSWSTNLNFSHYLNYWVERSSAALKVLPKHEIATGKGAIFNPVFGYISDGMFTGNFGSAPSHMPNMLPGGLIIKDIHGFDANGNVVGPDGKLTDADKTYLGNGDPKFNFGIGNTFKYKGFDLNIYLSGARQKKYSPIGDGRATERGMDAFGFNGMPTEQQRWTAMNTAGTLPTALNDATYNTYQNSSTYWYVDASYLRARNITLGYSIPSGFLANQKIFSTVRVSFDAQNLFTITKYPGLDPELNGNNFYPLVKSYVFGINASF
- a CDS encoding FecR family protein; the protein is MNSNDELIKVIERIAAGSASSRDLQIYNQWCNSQQVRGNQAPVIDFEHTQQTMLRKINGQIRRRSILRATYRYSAVAAACLIIFCCVRLLMPANEFFFKQNGVDRAKLTEEIPAGFHLATLKLSNGTRITLNDQADGVFTDPLGMKVNKTTDSTLVYSEKENTHYKSKISRKEVAMNILSTSKASHYQLTLSDGTQIWLNAASSIRFPVSFHKQRARRVEIEGEAYFQVAKDVNKPFIVHSNGQDVKVLGTHFNINNYHDEPLAKTTLLEGSISLNEKLLLHPGEQSQLDRKGAIKSLKVNPDIAVSWRKGHIEFDNDNVFEIMRALSRWYDVEVFYQGEIPLDGMKGNFSRQMPVAKILDIMGSTGLLRFKMIGKKIYVRKF